The Medicago truncatula cultivar Jemalong A17 chromosome 7, MtrunA17r5.0-ANR, whole genome shotgun sequence genome includes the window AACAACAATCCATTATTGAAGCCAACATATTTGTTATATCACTTTCAACATCTCAGAAAACATATTTCATCTCAAACGCAAGAGGCATTATGAAGGAAATACTTACAAACCTCAAATGAGGATAAGGAGGCATCCACCTTGCAAAATACTTTTGTGATATCATAACTTGAGGCATATTTTTTTGATAGTCCACCTAATCCATTAAAATTGATCTTTAGTTTAAGCACATGTACATATTTTTAAACCCAACAAAAGGTTAATGGACTAAgaagttatttatttaaatgattACCTCAAAGGAAGGTGGTAAGCACCAAACAGCTTGTGAAGTCTTATGGTGTTGCGCCTCTCGAATATTCTCTGCCATAAGCGTGATCACCTATAACCAAATACAGAAGTTAcgttttaataaatgatttataCAATCATGGTAATGTTATGCAAAGACAAACTAATGTATTTTAACACATTACCAACTCAGAAACAACTTTAGTTGGGAGTAAAGACATCAATTCATCTCTATTGGCAGATAGTTCACCGGCCTTCACCAACCTCTCCTCAATAAGTTTGGGTTCCTTTGTTTTCTGAAATAGATAAGCACAAACTTAAACTTCCAAATCTGTCAAGTCCATGTCACCGGTGGGACGAAAATGGAGGGGTTTTCCCTTAGGTATATGCAACCCAatgttcctttctttctttgaaCTGCCCTCgccacttttcttcttctctttcttgtTAGAACTATTTCCTTTACCACTAGCAGGGGGTGATTGAGAATGGAAAAGCCTCTTAGGCTTAGTGGGAGTCTTTGCAACAGGTGAGAGCTGTATAGAGCACACAAATATATTAAGTTTAGCCATATCatatttgttaattatttgCTTATGGTCTGCACCTGCAACAATCCTAGGGATGGCAATTAGACCCAGATCCAATGgatacccgcaaaaaatacccacaatgggtagggtaaaaccccgcttttatGGATCTGGGCACGGGTACGGGTAAtacccacaaaattaaatgagtatgggcacgggtaagggtattatactgcccagacccgcaaccccgcatatacatatttatatagtatcataaattatttatttattttttatgtataattaattaattaatttagctatttaagcctaaatctaaacttaaaccaaacaactgcttaatacaataacaactccatcatgccggtgtataattttttagggatattttggatgttttttatttgactaaataccacgattcatattattttatgagttaattttaaaaacttgggatcgtagttttatttgatttgtgatgttttttttgttttttcatagttaaagtgcgggtaatgggtgcgggtatgtGCACTTAGGTAtccatagggtatggggaaggggactaaagttgttacccacgagggtacgggcaCAGGTAcgggtattttttataaatgagggtatggggacgggcagtgtagtaccctacccattgggtacccattgccatccctaaacAATCCTAATTTCATGGTTATGTGATATTGTTCTGTTTTGATTTTCTAAGACTTTTTAGTGTAAAGCTGCAGtcaagaaaataattgaatttccCTATTCCATCTCACTAAACTTACGATTAAGTTTTGATTGTTCTGCCATAAACCtacaatattaaaacaaaaatgaataaataatcaATGTTTTAAGAGCCATTACGTACCATTCCAGCTTTGCCTCTCCTAAAGTCGCTTATGGGAATGGTAATTCCTTCAGTTGGTACTGAAGGGGAGACACCTTCATGAAGCCAAACGCCGGGTATGAACGAACGTATAGCTTCACATGCTATCGCCGTTGTTTGTGACCAACTCCCTTCATTATTTGAGACATCAACATCCATAACAACATCAACTGAAGGTAGTCCTGTAGTGTGGGTTTCAACTTCATCTTCATAGTTCACAATATTTTTACCTTTCAAATTATGTGGAGTTGACCTAAACTTCTCAGTGGGGTTGGGATCACTCTGCATGGGCTGCGTAGAAACACCACTCCCATGTTCTCTGTCCTCCAGAATTTTCACAGAGGTTACAAGTCCATTGCATGTTACTTTCAGATCATTCAGCTCATTATAGTTCACCtacaataagaaaataatagatTCATTACAAATAAACATACAAATTTTGATGTAGCATTTTTCAATGGTTTTACCAAGAGGCATTATTAACACTTATGTTCTGTTTATAAATAATGACATATAACTTTGtatataaacataaacaaaacaaaaaagcttTTTCCAAAATAAACATTCAAAGATTATTTTATAATGTATCAATGGTTTTTTGATAGTAGTATGATAACTTGAATGgaaataataaatcaaaaaccctaaaacaaaCCTCCTCGTTATCAATGATTTTGTGGAGTAGCAATTTCATGGTGTGTAGCTCCTTGTACACCATCTCCCTGCTGACTTCACTTGGTAGAGAACCAGTTGCACCATGTTCTTCATTTTGCTTTTGTGCCATCAAATTCAAGTTCCTGAACAGGAATAAATGTTACAGTGTtgcaaagttaaaaaaaaaacgggtTAAATAGTCATAGAAAGAttataaagaacaaaaaaaaactaacatgttCATCTCTTCTTGATTGCCTTCACTCAAGAAAAACTCCATGGTTTGGTGTGAGAGTGGTGTGTTGCTTATGTCCACTTTGTGTTCTTATAAGCGTGCCCTTTCaacaaattgtattaaaaaattaaaatttcttcTCATAATATACAGCTTTCtctctaaattattattaaaacacCATAAAAGTACGATAGAGACATGTTGTCTCAAAAAGTGGTATTGTGACTGCTTATgacaataaaatgaaatgagtgCATATAAAAAGCCTATTTGTCACAACGCAATGCAACTAAGAGAGTATGCTTTTGGAAACAAGTACATAGCATGACACATTTGATTAGACTAGCCACTGTTGAACACTAAGTATTTGTTGGCAATCGTACATATGCTTATCTACAAACTAAATTGGCTGAACCGAATGTTACATTGAAACTTCTTGCTTCTACAAGTTGGTTGAACTGAatttatagggttaattaagtttttggtccctataaatatctgcagttttgtttttagtccctataaaaataaatcacactttttagtccctacaaaatttttcgttagtgtttttagtccctgttaaattaaaatttgtttaattatgcttaaaattttaatttttttaatgatttcttacatacttgtttaaaacattataaaaggttccgccacaataaattagctcaaaattttatttttaggtccaaattttcgttagttttatcttgaatttttggtgttttaaaaaaattatatttaattcattacatgttgaaaaattctaattttttataaaagagattattataatgttcttaacatgtctgttaaaaatcatttaaaaatataaaattttaagtataattaaacaaatttcaatttaatagggacgagcacatacttttagtccttgtaaaattaaaatttgcttaattgtgcttaaacttttaaatttgtaacatatttttcacatactttttttttttttggtacatatttttcacatacttacttagaatattatacaaagttcatccgcaaaaaagtaacttaaaattttattattaggtccaaattttcattaatataatcttgaaattttggcttttaaaaaaattcatatttaattcattacatgttaaaaaattaattttttttttataaaagagtgtcttacgatgttatgaacatgtatgtaaaaaatctttccaaaatttagaagtttaagcataattaaacaaattttaatttaacagggactaaaaacactaacagaaaattttttagggactaaaaagtgtgattcatttttatagggattaaaaataaaactacaaatatttatagggaccaaaaacttaattaaccctttatatattaatttttttggcttaatacatgctttggtccaattaaaataaattatcaaatgTTGCGACAAGtgttaatattaaaaaaataaattaaatttgttcaaaaaaagaaaaatctaaccctaaccctaaccctaaatgAGTATACTAAAATAGTTAAGCTAGTAAAATTTCAGTTAACGGAAAGAATCTTAGACCTAAACCAAAGGTAACAATGATCACTGATTAATCAAACTGTAAATTCTCACTAAAAAGAAAGAATCTTAGACCTAAACCAAAGATAACAACGATCACTGATTAATCAAACTGTAAACTCTATAGTAAAATGGTAGAATCTTAAACCTAAACCAAATGTAACAATGATCAATGACTAATAAAAATCTAAACTCTCTACTAAAAAGAAAGAATCTTAGACCTAAACCAAAGGTGACAATGATCACTGATTAATCAAACTGTAAACTCTATAGTAAAAGGGTAGAGTCTTAAACCTAAACCAAATGTAACAATGATCAATGGCTAATAAAAATCTAAACTCTCTACTAAAAAGAAAGAATCTTAGACCTAAACCAAAGGTAACAATGATCACTGATTAATCAAACTGTAAACTCTATAGTAAAAGGATAGAATCTTAAACCTAAACCAAATGTAACAATGATCAATGACTAATCAAAATCTAAACTCTCTACTAAAAAGAAAGAATCTTAGACCTAAACCAAAGGTAACATGATCACTGATTAATCAAACTGTAAACTCTATAGTAAAAGGATAAAATCTTAAACCTAAACCAAATGTAACAATGATCAATGACTAATCAAAATCTAAACTCTCTACTAAAAAGAAAGAATCTTAGACCTAAACCAAATGTAACAATGATCACTGATTAATCAAACTGTAAACTCTATAGTAAAATGGTAGAATCTTAAACCTAAACCAAATGTAACAATGATCAATgactaataaaaatataaactctCTACTAAAAAGAAAGAATCTTAGACCTAAATCAAAGGTAAAAATGATAACTGATTAATCAAACTGTAAACTCTATATTAAAAGGATATAATCTTAAACCTAAACCAAATGTAACAATGATCAATGACTAATCAAAATCTAAACTCTCTTGAATATTAAACATAAACCAATTGCAACACTATTTAAAACatgttattatgattttttttataatatattggATACTATATTGCTCGAATTATCCAACAGcacaacaaataataattattatgatcatttgtttaaaaaaatttactaaGTTTCAAATttactatataaatatatttacttACGTACATAATTTCAGAAAAATACTAATTGCTTTAATATTGtgtatataatttaatataaacaaTCTAATTTAGGCCACCcataattaatttcaatttttttttaaagaaaaaaaattattttatgtcacaTACAATAGTacacataatttaattaatttactgCCACacattattgatatttttaatcaaattttgaaaatttattacgTCCTTCTCTAATTCAATTTAATATGACAGCATTTTATGGGGTCAATTTagtctgaatttttttaatgaaatcaatAAGCCCAAACCAAACTGATAAGGCCCATGAattcatacaaaaaataaattaaaacaaacaaatgctaaattattatttaattaattggtGGGAACGAAATTTTTGTAACATAATGTCCAACAATAAGTTGCAACAATTACCACTTCTTCAATCTCAGCCATCCATTTAAAATACTATTAAATCTATGGTTGTAAAAGAcactttcccatcatgggaaaaaTAATACTTTCCCATACTAAACTTAACCTACTTAGTGTTCAACAGTGGCTAGTCTAATCAAATGTGCCATGCTATGTACTTGTTTCCAAAAGCATACTCTGTTAGTTGCATTGCGTTGTGACAAATAGGCTTTTTATATGcactcatttcattttattgtcATAAGCAGTCACAATACCACTTTTTGAGACAACATGTCTCTATCGTACTTTTATGgtgttttaataataatttagagaGAAAGCTGTATATTATGAgaagaaattttaattttttaatacaatttgttGAAAGGGCACGCTTATAAGAACACAAAGTGGACATAAGCAACACACCACTCTCACACCAAACCATGGAGTTTTTCTTGAGTGAAGGCAATCAAGAAGAGATGaacatgttagtttttttttgttctttataaTCTTTCTATGACTATTTaacccgttttttttttttaactttgcaACACTGTAACATTTATTCCTGTTCAGGAACTTGAATTTGATGGCACAAAAGCAAAATGAAGAACATGGTGCAACTGGTTCTCTACCAAGTGAAGTCAGCAGGGAGATGGTGTACAAGGAGCTACACACCATGAAATTGCTACTCCACAAAATCATTGATAACGAGGAGGtttgttttagggtttttgatttattattttcattcaagTTATCATACTACTATCAAAAAACCATTGATACATTATAAAATAATCTTTGAATGTTTATTTTGGAAAaagcttttttgttttgtttatgttcATATACAAAGTTATATGTCATTATTTATAAACAGAACATAAGTGTTAATAATGCCTCTTGGTAAAACCATTGAAAAATGCTACATCAAAATTTGTATGTTTATTTGTAATGAatctattattttcttattgtaGGTGAACTATAATGAGCTGAATGATCTGAAAGTAACATGCAATGGACTTGTAACCTCTGTGAAAATTCTGGAGGACAGAGAACATGAGAGTGGTGTTTCTACGCAGCCCATGCAGAGTGATCCCAACTCCACTGAGAAGTTTAGGTCAACTCCACATAATTTGAAAGGTAAAAATGTTGTGAACTATGAAGATGAAGTTGAAACCCACACTACAGGACTACCTTCAGTTGATGTTGTTATGGATGTTGATGTCTCAAATAATGAAGGGAGTTGGTCACAAACAACGGCGATAGCATGTGAAGCTATACGTCCGTTCATACCCGGCGTTTGGCTTCATGAAGGTGTCTCCCCTTCAGTACCAACTGAAGGAATTACCATTCCCATAAGCGACTTTAGGAGAGGCAAAGCTGGAATGGTACGTAATGGCTCTTAAAACATtgattatttattcatttttgttttaatattgtaGATTTATGGCAGAACAATCAAAACTTAATCATAAGTTTAGTGAGATGGAATAGGGAAATTCAGTTATTTTCTTGACTGCAGCTTTACACTAAAAAGTCTTAGAAAATCAAAACAGAACAATATCACATAACCATGAAATTAGGATTGTTGTACGTGCAGACCATAAGcaaataattaacaaatatGATATGGCTAAACTTAATATATTTGTGTGCTCTATACAGCTCTCACCTGTTGCAAAGACTCCCACTAAGCCTAAGAGGCTTTTCCATTCTCAATCACCCCCTGCTAATGGTAAAGGAAAGAGTTCTAacaagaaagagaagaagaaaagtggcGAGGGCAGTTCAAAGAAAGCAAGGAACATTGGGTTGCTTATACCTAAGGGAAAACCCCTCCATTTTCGTCCCACCGGTGACATGGACTTGGACAGATTTGGAAGTTTAAGTTTGTGCTTATCTATTTCAGAAAACAAAGGAACCCAAACTTATTGAGGAGAGGTTGGTGAAGGCCGGTGAACTATCTGCCAATAGAGATGAATTGATGTGTTTACTCCCAACTAAAGTTGTTTCTGAGTTGGTAATGTGTTGAAATACATTAGTTTGTCTTTGCATAACATTACCATGATTGtataaatcatttattaaaacgTAACTTCTGTATTTGGTTATAGGTGATCACGCTTATGGCAGAGAATATTCGAGAGGCGCAACACCATAAGACTTCGCAAGCTGTTTGGTGCTTACCACCTTCCTTTGAGGTaatcatttaaataaataacttcTTAGTTCATTAACCTTTTGTTGGGTTTAAAAATATGTACCTGTGCTTAAACTAAAGATCAATTTTAATGGATTAGGTGGACTATCAAAAAAATATGCCTCAAGTTATGATATCACAAAAGTATTGTGCAAGGTGGATGCCTCCTTATCCTCATTTGAAGTTTGTAAGTATTTCCTTCATAATGCCTCTTGCGTTTGAGATGAAATATGTTTTCTGAGATGTTGAAAGTGATATAACAAATATGTTGGCTTCAATAATGGATTGTTGTTGTGCATATAGATATATGTTCCAATCAGAACAAGTATGGGACATTGGTATCTAATGATCATTCATATAGAAGAAAAGACCATCTACCATCTTGACTCAAATTGCCCCATCATTGTTGGAGAATTTAGGaagcaaaaaattgaaaaattggtAATAGCAATTAATACAGTTGCTCTTAAGTTACACCAATGCAGTAATCGATAACAATGCTAAGCCATGTGAACTAACTTTTTTTTGCAGGCAACTTTGCTCTCCCAATTTGTACTTAATGAAAACTACAGCTCTGCCTTTCGCAACAAAGAAATGGAGTTCCAGAATTTCAGTATTATGGAAGGGTATGGAATACCTTGCACTTTTGACAGGTTCGTCAcacatcaaaatttgaattttcatagtttttaatgaaataatagTCAAATAATAGTCAATGAAAACCATTTGTAGTGTCAACTCCGGTGTACGGCTCATGGATTGGATGTGCATGGAGCACTTTTGCAGACCAGATGTCCTAATTGGCATAGTAAGATTGAATTACTTACCAATTGTTGGTTTTATTAAATTACGTTTCTAAAAAATATAACTATTGAATTTTATATTTGCAGCTAAAAGAAAACGAAGTCAGGATGAAAAGTGCAGCGACTTTGTTGTTGGGTCCACACAATGAGTTAAGGAGCCTTGTCGAAGAAAACACTGCTGAATGGATCGACGGACCACCTGCTGCTCCTGTTGATCATCCCATTAACCTTAGTGACTGAGAAAGCATTGTGGTGGTCAAATGCTCATATTTTTTGGTGTCTCTATTACCTATGAGCATGTTACCACCATCTTTTGATTTCTTGGTTATCACTGAAGAATTCAATCAGTTGATCTTCATGTGAAATCAAAGAGTGTATGCTATGCTATATTAATATCGTTTGTTTAAAACTTTGTTCCTCGAATTGCTCTTTCACTCTTATGGTTTGGCAATCTTGGTTGTAATATTTAAAACACCTTATGATATCCCTATGTATGTTTTTCAGTACATGCCTATTTATCCAGTAATTTAGGGCCTTTAATATGTTTATGCGCAGCTGTTGTGCGGCAGGGCCTGTAACCTTTTTTCTGTTTcagcaaaaatcaacatttggTTTCACACATAGTATGTTGAGAATTAAAAGCACAAAATTAGAAGGGGGGAAATAATACCATATTTAGGCACAACAGGTTTCTCATTTAACAATCATCAAAAACTAGATCACTCATTTAGAATTACTGCCACCAATCATCCAAAAGAAGGTTACTCATTTAACTTGTCTTACACATAAATTTATGCCAGCAACACAAACTAAAACTAACGAACATTCATAATCCACAATCCTACTAACAATTCATAGGGAAATTAATAACTAAGCTTCAAAATCCATCTGAGCCCAAAATAGACACATTGCCAGCATGAGACTAAACCAACAAATACAACTACTAGATCACCATCACATAGTATCCAAATACACTCCTTTTCACCATCTGCTTCCTATTTTAGTTGTTACCTGCATTTAATTGTAACTACATTAAATTAGAAATTTATGTATCAACAATTCCTACTGAATCAAAATGAAAGATCAAAgaataacaaaatcaaataccTGCATCCAATATAGTCACTGCTGCATTCTAAAAAACATCCCGATGCCATAAAATAACAGATTCAGTAATTATTctacattttaatttaatcaattaataTGTTCACAAACGGTTTAtgataactaaataaaaaacttaCTTACCACATCAATGTTACAGTCTTCAATGTCATTGGCATAGTCTTCATCAACATGGTCTATCATTTCCATCTCTTCAAGCTGGGAATTCAAGCATGCTTCTTCACGAAATTGACATGATTTTTTGTTATGTCCCTCAGCTCCGCATACACCACACTTATATGTCTTTCTCTTAGGCTTAAAAGTGGCAGTCTGGGATGAAGATGTAGGTACTCTACCTTTTCGCCTAACCTGGAGGGgggcgggggggggggggggggggggggttccCAATGCTACCTCCAGTTTGTGTATCCATGAAGGAAGGTTCATCACGATTGGTACTACCAACCAATTCCAGTCTTTCAGTTTGATTCTCTACCAAATCATTAGTATTGCGAATCTCTTCTGGATTATTACCACATTGAAATGCAGCATTCAACAACCTTTTACATCGTTCCACCAAGGTTGCGTACGAAGTAACAAAGGCGGGATCACGTTGGCTGGAACTATTTGCATTTGCAGCGTTAACAGCATCTTTCACACCTTTCGTCCATCTCGGCAGAATAATAGAATTGGGCATGACAATGATGTTAAGATGAATTAAAACAGATACAATATGCTCACAAGGAATGCCCAATGACTCAAGCCTCATACAAGAGCAACCAAATCTTAAGCTTTCTTGACAAAAAGTAACAGTCCAGTGAACATCTTGTCGAGGATATTTAGATAACATATAGGTAAAGATTGAACCACTATTACCCCCTGGCTCAACCTTGCAACGACAATCCCTTTCCAACATCGGCCTAAACATATGAAAAACTGACCTAGTGTACAAATTGGCAGCTGACCTCTCTAGACATTTGTGTGGGGTTTGAAGAACGGTGTCACCAAACGAAGTTACGTAATCCATCTGCATTTCTTTGTACGTCAAGTGATTAAGCCAACGAAAAAATTGgttcaaaaaatcaacaagaTTTGATAGTACATTCACATATTTCCCAAATTCCGAGTGCAATCCTTCACATCTTGAAGTCGTCCGAAAACCGGCATAAAACTTTCCCCGAATATGTGTAGTAGCACACTTATCTCGCTTTTCATACATTTCCAACATCCAACTATTTCCATGCAAACCAAACTCATGCAGAAGCTCCTCCCATCTACGATCAAACTCATCAACATCAATATCACCCAACATACAATGCTTAAACTTCACCACAAACTGCAGATTTTTAACGTTGCTGGTTGCGTTCTGAATAAGATGGCACGCACACAACCGATGATGAGCATCAGAAAACACCCTCCCAATTGCGTTTCTCATAGATAAATCACCATCAGTTATCACGGACATAGGACATTTACCATCCATTGCCTCAAAAATGTTTTCCAAGAGCCAAACATAGCTATCTTCCGTCTCATCCCCAACAATTGCACTACCAAATATGACGCTCTTGTTGTGATGATTTACACCAGAAAATATAACAAGGGgtgtattgtattttattttccaatatGTAGCATCAAATGCCAACACGTCACCAAATAATGAATAATCCATCCGGCTTACTCCATCACACCAAAATAGATGCTTAAGCGACCCATCCACATTCAAAGTATGCTTCCAAAACATCATATCATCCCGGGTACACATTCCTTTAAGGAATTCAAGTGCAGCGTCTGCATCAGAACTCTTATTACCCCTCTCTTTAAGTTGTTCATTGTACATGTCTCTTTTAGTAAAGTCTAATTTTTCATACCCACCAGCCTGTGTGGCAAAATAACCATAGATGCGTGACGTGGGAATGCCAGATTTTCTCATGGTTTTCATTTGGAACTTGTCATGATTGGTCATCGTTCTATGGGCTGGTAACATTCCTTCATACTTACTATTCAAGaaggaatgattatgatcaTCATCAAAGTATTTAATGTACCAACGATCACTTTTAAAGTCAATATGGACTTGGAATTTGGCCTGACACCCACACCTACTAGTAGGTTTATGCTCTCTTTTTCTAATAACAGTTTTGCTATACCTATCATCCCTAATTCCTTCTCTATGGCAAAGAAAGGTTTGTTGAACTATTTGGCCATTGACATTCCTAACATTTCGACTTCTTCTACCAGCAAAACCATGTAAACAGGCATACCAATTATAAAACATAAATGCTACTTCCCGGTTCAGAAAATGGTACCTCATTATTTCTTCGCAACTCATTTCCTTCAAGTTAATCTTGCGTACGTCAACCATACAGTCAACAGCTGTTGCAACATCATGGTTGCACGGAAATCCTTCGTTGTTGGATTCCCCTACATCTTCGTCGCCACTTGAAATGGTTCCTATGTCCGAGCCAGAGCCACTACCGTTGTCAAACCCCTAAAAAGAAAGTGTTTACATCATCAAATTAGGTAACCTATATAAACCCAACTGCTAATAATACAGTACAATTTTAGCtttcccaaaaacaaaacaaaaataagggtTACCTCCGGAGCGTCCGACACTAATTCATTACTTGGCTCTGCTTGAAAATTCTCCATATTTTCTATATCCATTCTGCAGACTGTAATATacataacaaaattaatcatCAAGTTATGCTTAATTTTAGTTAAATGATTCAGAAACTGCAAGAAGCCAGATTCATCTACACAACTTGAAGTTGTCGTGTTTTTAACTTTaggttgaaatatatatatatgatcagTTGTGTGGGTTATGCGCACAAAGGGTCAAATCCAGCAAAATACGAAGACACACCAAGGTTAAATCCAAATAAATATCtgaattaatttcaaaatctgaattttaacaaagttaattcaaaaatcaatggAGCTTGTGTAAAGAAGTCtgattttaacaaattaattcgACATATACCAATCATCACCATTTcagtttcaaattcaaattcaacaacagaTAAGTGTAAAATCATACCTTGTTTTGTGTAAGATAGAAGATTGGTGACAGATCTATAGGGTTTTGCTTGATTCACCAACAAAATTTAGATTGCCGGAGTGGTTGTTGAAACTCGGAACCTTGTCGCTGGAGAAGATGAAGTGAGGTGGCCCGGTTAAAAAAAACGCCGGAGAAGATGATGTGCGGTGGTCGTCTGAGGCTCttggaatgaatgaatgaagtgaGGTCTTGGAGAAAATAACacgaatgaatgaatgaagtgaGGTCTTGGAGAAAATAACGAAGAAATTAATGAAGGAAGGAAAGAAGTGAGGTCTTGGATCAGTAGTAAAAGAGGGAGGTGTAGTGGAAATTTCAATAaagattataaaattattttaatttttctttttttaattatcaacCAGTGGGTTAACTGCCACCTGTCCTGGGATATGGccctttcccatggtgggaaagaaaaTTCCATTCCCAGGCTAAACTTAACCAATAACAATGGTGGAGTTTAACATGGGAAAGGGcaatcctttcccaccatgggtcAATTGGGTTTTTACCATTTGATCAATAGAAGACcataatattattgtgttcTCTGAGCATTATATTTTTTCACATCATCTTTCCCAACcattctctctcctctctcttaCCCACCATTACCATTGCAGCAACTCATCCACCACTACCAACCTCTCTATCATAAAATTATAAAGCGTGGGCAGACCATCATAAAATCTATACTCCTCTTTAatttaatggtaaaaaaaaactttcccatgtgaacacacaccAATAACAATCACTACAAGAAACTTTGAAGTT containing:
- the LOC120576967 gene encoding protein FAR1-RELATED SEQUENCE 5; its protein translation is MDIENMENFQAEPSNELVSDAPEGFDNGSGSGSDIGTISSGDEDVGESNNEGFPCNHDVATAVDCMVDVRKINLKEMSCEEIMRYHFLNREVAFMFYNWYACLHGFAGRRSRNVRNVNGQIVQQTFLCHREGIRDDRYSKTVIRKREHKPTSRCGCQAKFQVHIDFKSDRWYIKYFDDDHNHSFLNSKYEGMLPAHRTMTNHDKFQMKTMRKSGIPTSRIYGYFATQAGGYEKLDFTKRDMYNEQLKERGNKSSDADAALEFLKGMCTRDDMMFWKHTLNVDGSLKHLFWCDGVSRMDYSLFGDVLAFDATYWKIKYNTPLVIFSGVNHHNKSVIFGSAIVGDETEDSYVWLLENIFEAMDGKCPMSVITDGDLSMRNAIGRVFSDAHHRLCACHLIQNATSNVKNLQFVVKFKHCMLGDIDVDEFDRRWEELLHEFGLHGNSWMLEMYEKRDKCATTHIRGKFYAGFRTTSRCEGLHSEFGKYVNVLSNLVDFLNQFFRWLNHLTYKEMQMDYVTSFGDTVLQTPHKCLERSAANLYTRSVFHMFRPMLERDCRCKVEPGGNSGSIFTYMLSKYPRQDVHWTVTFCQESLRFGCSCMRLESLGIPCEHIVSVLIHLNIIVMPNSIILPRWTKGVKDAVNAANANSSSQRDPAFVTSYATLVERCKRLLNAAFQCGNNPEEIRNTNDLVENQTERLELVGSTNRDEPSFMDTQTGGSIGNPPPPPPPRPPPG